From the genome of Brassica oleracea var. oleracea cultivar TO1000 chromosome C4, BOL, whole genome shotgun sequence:
CTTATTTTATATTTTAAATGTTATTTTAAAAATAAAAATATATTCACACGGATGCGCGGATTCAAATTTAGTTTATATTTTAAAACAAAGGAAGTATAACGTTAGACGTATTTCACTTTGATATAAGATACTTTAACAACTTCCCCTAGAACAAAAAAAAACATCTACGGAGCCGATTAATCACCTAAATCTCTGATTAACACCAAACAACAATTGTTTAGAGAGACTTTCGTTCTGTAGGGGACCGATTTAGTTTTTGTTTTGACGTCTCCCCTCTTTCTAGATGTCAGAAAATGATATTAATTTAAATATATATATATATATTATTTTTATTTATTTTAGGTGATTGCATGTATGGGGAAATCAGTCAAGGGGATTAAAAAAGATGGGAAATTATAGTAGAAAATACCCATGTAACAAAACTTACACAATTAGCAGATTTCAAAGATGCGATTGTAAAAATTAAGATTGTCTGTCCATATCGGGGACCTCTTCGAGGCCAAACATTAATTTGGTGTCCTGTAAGTGCAGTGATGCCAGAGTAAAATGCAGAAATAAACAAGACACAAGTTTTTCTCTTTTCGAATTCACTAGAACAAGAAAGTCTTACACTAATCTTATCTATTACAAGAATCCTTTAGGATTACCCCAATTCTAAGCTAAAACTCACCCTAGAACCTAGACTTTTGTTTATCAGAATCTTCCCGACCCCGAGCTAAACTCCCCATGAATCTAGACTTCAATCTTCCAACTCCTCGGAAGTACTTCACCAACTACGTCAGCACCTAGCGCAGTGCAGTGACACCAAAATCTTGATCACACAAGCACAAAACAGTGATCTCTCGACTTTTTCTTTTTCCAGAGACAACTCTCTTCATAGAGGCACGTCCTCCATGTATACATAACCAGAACTTACTCTCCAAGTTCTTCTAAAAGCAACTTAAGCAACTTTCTTTTTTCTCCCAAAGAATAACTCTCTTGCCTTTTTCTTTTCAAGTAATATCCATTACACTTAATGTAAATCTTCCAATAAACATATTGCTTCTTCTCCAAGCTTAACAAGCCCTCGGACATCACAACATACGAACTTCAACCAAGCCCATCTTTATGACACACACATGTACTACCTCCTGTAGTACTTCACGAACTGATACAGAATATACATCTTCATCTCCCCTATGAGTCACATCATGGTCAAAAACTAATATGAAGATCCATATCCTCCAAAGTAAGGAGGAAATCCCATTCCACCATCTCCATAGTGATCAAATCTCCTAGACCACGTATTTCTGAGCCCAAATCCTCCATGATTAGCTCCTTGAACAGACTTGACACAATCACCCCGCATATGCCCTTGAACTCCACAAGAATAACATATAGGTCCATGATACCTCATACCATAAGCTTGCTCCATCTGATTCTTCTCCCTCAATAACTTGAAACACCTTGGCCTAATGTGTCCAACAACACCACAGTGATGACAAACAGGCTGAAACCTTTGTTGAGATCCACTCTTCAATCCAGAAACTCTCTCTGGAGCAGTCGCCGTATCAGTTGCCGCATCAGTACTCGTAGCAGCACGCGTAGCAGCACGCGTATCAGCACGCGTAGCAGCACGGGTAGCAGTCACATTCTTCACACCAGTTGCAGGCTTCACTGCAATCTTCCTATATGTTGCATTCCCAGCAAACCTCTTAACCTCAGGCTTTGTATCAGACGTAGCTACATCCTTAGTTTTACCTGCTGGTACAAAAACACCTTCAGCTTTCAAACATTCTCCTTGATATCCAAGGCCACATCTATCACTTTGCCCAATACTGAGAAGATGATCTAGCTGATTCGTCCCATTATTCAGCAACCTCAAATTCTTCTGAGTCTCTGCAAGTTGAGCACCAGCCTGTCGTGCTTCTTCTTCTTTCTCTGAAGCATACTTAAGAGCTTCAGCAACTTGAGCTTCTAGCTTGGCTTTCTCCTTAGCCAAATCTGAATTCGTCTCAACCAGCTTGAGCCAATGCTCATACATCTTTTCATAATTCCCAGAAAGATCAAAGGTTCCACCTTCATCATCACTTCCAGCATCATCATCACTTCCACATGAAGACCCTGACACAGACGCTGAAGCAGATCCCACTGAAAATTTCGTCTTAGAACCAGACATAAAGGTTGTGAACGCCATAATACTCTTTAGCTCCTCACCATAATCAGATTCACTTTTAGAATCACTCTTGGTAACTGTTTTTTTCTTCCGCTTCTGCAGATTTGCACACTCATCAGCTACATGCCCAAAACCTTTGCATTCATGGCACTGTAGAACCTTTGGAGAATCACAAAATCTTCCTCTTCTTTCTTTCTCCTTCATGTTATCATCAACCATGAACCCGATAAAAGATTTGTTTCGTCCATTCCATGAGAAACGCTTCTTGAAAGGCAACTTAGCTTTCTCCATCAATCCTCAAGATCTACTTGAAACTCTTGTCCTTCAACCTGAACCAGTTTCTGTCCTCACCCTTATGATCTCACCAGTAACTTAGGTGACCCACTCTGATACCAATTGTAAGTGCAGTGAGGCCAGAGTAAAATGCAGAAATAAACAAGACACAAGTTTTTCTCTTTTCGAATTCACTAGAACAAGAAAGTCTTACACTAATCTTTTCTATTACAAGAATCCTTTAGGATTATCCCAATCCTAAGCTAAAACTCACCCTAGAGCCTAGACTTTTGTTTATCAGAATCTTCCCGACCCCAAGCTAAACTCCCCCTGAATCTAGACTTCAATCTTCCAACTCCTCGGAAGTACTTCACCAACTACGTCAGCACCTAGCGCAGTGCAGTGACACCAATGGCTTGATCACACAAGCACAAAACAGTGATCTCTCGACTTTTTCTTTTTCCAGAGACAACTCTCTTCATAGAGGCACGTCCTCCATGTATACATAACCAGAACTTGCTCTCCAAGTTCTTCCAAAAGCAACTTAAGCAACTTTCTTTTTTCTCCCAAGGAATAACTCTCTTGCCTTTTTCTCTTCAAGTAATATCCATTACACTTAATGTAAATCTTCCAATAAACATATTGCTTCTTCTCCAAGCTTAACAAGCCCACGGACATCACAACATACGAACTTCAACCAAGCCCATCTTTATGACACACGCATGTACTACCTCCTGTAGTACTTCACGAACTGATACAGAATATACATCTTCACTTTGTGTTTCCCAATTTTAGTAAAGACTGTTCTTAACTTTTCTTCCTCCTCAAATTTTTACTATTATTATTTTTTCGGTGATATCTATTACTGAGACTCATAGCAATATAGATTATACAGCATACGATTTTACAGCAAGGAAATGTGATTTTTTTTAAAATAATTAGTTTAAATGGTAAAATATCCAATCTAAATTCAAGTAAAGTGTTTTCTTTTTCATCATTTTCTCAATCATGTACTCTCTAGTTTTAGCCAAATATGTTCTTTGGTTTTCATTCTCAAAACTTTCTATCTTTTGAAACAATCATTGTTTCACTTTTCCGGTGACCAGTTTTATGATTTTTCGACGACCAGTTTTATGTTTATATGATTTTTCGACGACTGATGTTAACAATGGCACCAAAAAGTAATAGATTTATCTTTTTCACTTTTTTCGTCTTTTATTCTGACTTCACAAGGTGTCTAGTTTTTCAATGGTCTTAAAAGACCAGATTACAGACATCGGTAATTTGCATGGCTTTTGGCTGAAACTTTATGAACCGAATTTTTAGAGTCGGATCTAGTTAGGATTTGATATCCCAAACTTTTTTAGTTCTTTCTCTAGATCCACGACGGCTTTAAGCTTTATTTTAAATGGCAAGATGGCTTTGGAAGAGGAACCAAGGCTTTAAGTAGTGTTGGTTTGTTTCTTCAGTTTGGCCATCATATGATTTTTCTTCTTGGTTTGCATGTCAATTTTGAAGACGCATATTAAGTTTGCAACAAGGGTTTGCTAGTGGCAGTGGAGACGAGTGGATTGAGAAGTACAGCTTAAGCTTATCCAAACACTTGCTTTGAATCGACAAAACTGTTTTTTTTCTGTTTTGTCATCAACATACAACTTCAAGTAAGACTCTGTAAACCAAACTGGTAACTCTCCATCCAAATGAACGATAAAATATGATTGCTTGCATACACTTCGTGCAAGACTGTCATCCTTTAAATTATGTGTTTGTGGTATATGAATGATCTTTGAGTGATTGAAATTTCTCTGTAGGAGTTTGATGTCCTCCAAATAATTTGCAAAGGCAGACAATTTTTCTGGTGTTGAAACCATCTTCACCAATGGAGAACAATCCGTTTCAAATGTGACGTGATATTGACGTAGATTCCTCATGCATTCCATGATCCAAATGAGCGCTTCTATTTCCGAATGTAACGGTGATAGACTTTCTCTCATATTCCTTAACCACATCAGACCATCAAAGCCTTCTAAAGTACTACACCAGCCTTGTCCAAAAAAAAAAACATTTATGCGCTTTCCATGAATCAATCTGTGAAACCCCATCTCCCCGGGATGGAAATTAAACCTGACGACTACATTTCTTTTGATTGTGGAACATTATGAGAAAAAGATGCCTTAGCTTATGCTCAAAATAATGATTCAGTTTCTACCAGCTTCATGGCTTCCCTCGGATCAATGTCTAACCGACGAAATTGTTCAGATATGTTTGTTTGTTCACCCCCTTGTGATTCTCTTTTTTTAAACGTTTTTCAAACTGGTTGGTCGATCATCTTTGTTAGGTGATAATATCTCTACCTCACTATGTTTTCAGGTGTTTTTTTGGTGAAAATTATTTCAATTTTTAGTTTATATTTTGTTGATGTTCCGGTTTGACGATAATTGATGTGACGGCTTCTTTGGAAGATGGTTCTGACGGATATTTCCTGTGGCGAATATCACTGCTTTTATCTCTATCGATTGATATTGATTTTGGAATTTCATTTTCTTTAATTTGATAGATCGTTTTAGACCGTCCGATTTAGTTTAGTTTTATTTTTATGTTATTTTATTTTTATGCATTTCAATTTTCAACTGGTTTATAATTTTGAAACAAAAACGAAAAAAAATAAGTGAAGATTCTTTAAAAACAAAAAAAGTTTCAGCCAAATAAACATAGAGTTTTACTTCTTTTTCTCTCTGCACTTTTGTTTTATTTCGCTGATTTATTTCGTAATTATTGAAGATAATCTTGTACTTTTCATATACCCGTCTTAAATTTCAGTGTTCTGTTCTGACAATAAAGACGTCATATCGATTAAAATTATAGACTTTTAGATAGTAATAGTCTCATAAGTTTACACAACAACAAAACTAGTATTTATAATAACAATATTAAAAAGAAAGTAAAGTGATATAAAAACACAAACACTTCTGTGTTTATTTGTCTTTTGCCGGCGGAAACCGAAACCATTTCATGTAAGTGCAAACTCAAAAACCTTGTAATCCAATATGTTTCATCTCTAATACTTCATAAAATCATGTAAAGCTTTTTAGGTTGTTTTTTCTCTTATTTTTCGCTATAAATTAACAAATTATCATATTTTGTCTAAATCAGGACAAAAACACTCTTTGTTTTCTTTTCCCTCTTGTGTATCATATTTTGTTTCACCGGTGATGTAGGGATGAAGAAACAATGGTTACGGGACAAAACAGAACATCTGTTCCTGAGAATCTGAAAAAACAGCTCGCAATTTCAATTCGAAGTATTCAATGGAGTTATGCGATCTTTTGGTCTGTCTCTGCTTCTCAGCCTGGGTAAGTTTGATACATAGTCCTTGAAACTAATCAGCTTTGTTAGCTTTTAACTATGAACCTTCATTGCTTAAGCTTGTTGTAGGAAGCTAGAAGTTCTTTTGGTTCTATCATGAATATTACCAAAAACTTTGAAAGTTAAAAAACTTACGAAAAGATTACTGATTTAAATCGAAAAATCATATAAACAACTTTCTATGTTTTACTTCAAATCTTGTTTTTCGTCTTATAAGTTTCATCCGTGATGTTCTTCAACTCAAGAAAAAGTTTCTGAGTTTTCTTCTTCTTCTTTAAGTTCTTGAATGTTTCAAATAAAATGATATAGTTGTTTTTTCCCTGATTCGATTAAATTTTGTGTTAAAACCAAAGAGTGTTAGAATGGGGAGATGGATATTATAACGGAGATATCAAAACGAGGAAGACGATTCAAGCTTCGGAAATCAAAGCTGATCAGCTTGGTTTACGGAGGAGCGAGCAGCTTAGAGAGCTTT
Proteins encoded in this window:
- the LOC106338832 gene encoding uncharacterized protein LOC106338832, with product MEKAKLPFKKRFSWNGRNKSFIGFMVDDNMKEKERRGRFCDSPKVLQCHECKGFGHVADECANLQKRKKKTVTKSDSKSESDYGEELKSIMAFTTFMSGSKTKFSVGSASASVSGSSCGSDDDAGSDDEGGTFDLSGNYEKMYEHWLKLVETNSDLAKEKAKLEAQVAEALKYASEKEEEARQAGAQLAETQKNLRLLNNGTNQLDHLLSIGQSDRCGLGYQGECLKAEGVFVPAGKTKDVATSDTKPEVKRFAGNATYRKIAVKPATGVKNVTATRAATRADTRAATRAATSTDAATDTATAPERVSGLKSGSQQRFQPVCHHCGVVGHIRPRCFKLLREKNQMEQAYGMRYHGPICYSCGVQGHMRGDCVKSVQGANHGGFGLRNTWSRRFDHYGDGGMGFPPYFGGYGSSY